The Neurospora crassa OR74A linkage group V, whole genome shotgun sequence sequence AACTCGGATGAAGGGTTCTAAGAAATCTGGGTTCCATTTGTTATAGTTGGGTATTATTttgcctcttccttttcccccttctctccccaTCTCTGGGGGTGTGTAGTGGTTTCCTCGCGCCCTCTCACCTTAGTTCTCGTACACAAAGAGGGGCTTGTAACGATGAGTGACTTCCACGACAGCGTTTGCTAGGTTGTAGTCTGTTTCATGCGTAAGCACACGTAATATCTACAATGGTGTAGATAGAAGTATAGCGAtcaagggaggaggatggatgatgagggATGGTCacaagagaggaggaggcggggggCGAtggggaaagagaagaagaaactcACCAACACCCTGCCCCAAATCAACGGAGCTAAGCACTTTGATGGAAAGATCCGGGTTGACCTTGCCGATGAGTTGGACGCCGTTGTTTGCTGAGAGGTGTGCTTCCTGTAAGTTTTCGACATGTTTTGGTTAGTCATCACGGGACACTATCCAATCCATCATGACTCTTAACAGCCTTCGTTTCGTCTCTTATTCTTGAAGTTTGGTGGCACcagtggaaaaaaaaaaagaagggcgAGAATCCGAACGTACGCGGTTCAAAAATGCATGAATGGTCCCATCAGCGTCAATAGTCGCCTCCTCGCCGCGTAGCTGGACAACTTTGCCTACGACCGTCACGAGCTTGCCGACATACTGGCTGAGATAGGCGCAGGTGATGCGGGGGGTGGAAGATTTGTTGtccattttttttcctctttcccgTGTGTCCGTGAGCTGAAGAGTCCGCGTAGGTATGGAGAGTGTGGTGATTGAGTGGTGGGGTCGTGTTATTGGTGTTGTCGGAGAGTTGGAGTTTGCGGAGCAAAGAGGTCAATGTCGTGAGTGAGGCTGTTGTGAGGTTTCTGATAcactttttgttgtttgtttgggttggttgatgatggtcttGGTTTTGTTTGCTGTGAATGTACTAACAGCTCAGTGCGGTTGCTTGGTGTGATGTTGTTAGGGGAAGGAGTTTCGTTACGTGCGGGGCACTGGGCCATGTACAGTGGAATCTCTGGAAACTGCATGTTATTCAGACAATGGGGACCCGCCGCGAGTGAGCTATTCACTGATCACAGTATATGCAGATTAGGGGGCTGAGTTTTGGTTGGGGACCTGGTTTCGTAGCCAAGCCTTGGTTTGCGGTAAGAGGGAGTGCTTTGGTGCTCATGCAGTATAAGGGTAATGCATTCGTAGGGGCTTCTATTGTAAAGGGTTTCAAGTTCAACACAAGTAACGAACGTCGTTGCTTCCGGGGTTTGAATGCCGTGCCGGCTATCATTGATTCACGGTCCTTCTTCAACACGAAGGAGGACATCCTTTCTGTGGATCAAAGATTCAACGTCACAGTCGAAAGCGCGTCCGATATCGAAGCGACAACAGCAATTCCAGTGAGGCACGATATTTGTACACTTCGCATGTATTTACTTGCTGCCTGCACTGTGCCTGCTTCCTTGGAATTCAGACCATGTGCGGTACAGTCGGCACCTTTGCTGTGAGCGACAGGGGGTCGAGAGCCCCACGGCATTCAAATCTGTGGGAATGGCGGGGATAAGGAAGCCTAGGAGCCCCACCATTTAGCGTCCTATCAGCGGGGTGGAGATGCGGGTCCCGATCTACGCGAGCTGGAActcaacttcaacttcgCCAGAACAACGTCCTGTTGCGCCGCATTCAGCGACATCCCTTGGTTTCGTCTCGGCGGTTCGATCTTTGGATGAAAACTTGCCGTCTGTCTTGGGCACCATCgggcttttttttcttgttctctttctttttttggtttttcatttttcttttttcttcttctgctcttcAAGAAATCTAGAGCTGGGGGGCATGGAAAGATATGACTGGCGAATTGGACTGGAGGGAACTCGCTCACTCGGAATCCGGCTCCGCCACGGTTTAAATCACCGGTGATTCTGTGGCTGCAAGTTCAAAGTCAAAAATCCCCTTGTCAGGTACCGAGCACGAACCACCATAGGCAAAGCTCATGACTTTGTCCAGGACACTGTGTGATCAGCGATCATCAGCGACCCGGCCCACGGGTTTTTACAGTGCCTGCTTACCCATCTCACCATAGTGCGTGACAGCATCATCCAGGGGACTGGCCAGGTCTTCTTGAGAACTCCGATGAAAGCGACAAGGAATCCAGTCAAGAGTCCAGATTCTCGACGCCGCTTATCTTCCAGCGCTCTCACGGGGAAAGTTTGAGCTTTAGATGGCATGCATTCAATTTGATGCTGGAGCTTGAACACAAATCATTTACCAAGTCGTCAATCAAGCATCTATCTGAGTCCTCAATTAAACATCTTTCAATGCCCGGTCACTTTGCTGGTACGAAGTTGCCTCGGGAAAAGGATGCCCAGATTATATCGTCCCCACATGCTGGTGAATAAGTGCTAGAGGTGGCAAAAGACATGGAGTCTGCACAAAGAGCTGTAAGGCAGCGGTATCATTCCACTTTGTAGCATGATCTCCATTCAAGCTGCTCGGTACATCCTGACAGATATGCACGCTCGGCCAGGGACAGGGTTTCGTGGATACCTTTTGGTGTCGCGAAAACGATGGCTCGAGATTGCGCCATGCCAGAATCGACTCCATTCACACCTTCGTCAAAAAGCCCCCAACTGGTCGCGGGAAGTTACTAGGAACCCCCAAGTCAATCGTTCCATTTCGTACCTTGAGGAATCATGTCAAGTCAGTTACCCGGCCTGTATGCAGCAACGCTAATGCACGTATGCCACTTAgggtatatactaaatattgtTTTCGCGGCGTATCCGATGCTTCCGAAGCCGCAGTAGGGTATGTCGGAAGCCCGCCGGGAGGAGATGCTTGTACAGTGTTCAATGCCGCAGGTAGATCAGATCTACAGCAAGCCTTTCGGTATGGTGAgagtggaagggaaagggaagggaaggaaagggaaggtaaCACAGAGCAAACTTACACAGTGGAGGTGTACGTTGTGCTCTCGTCCACTCAGCTTCCCCATGTCCTCTCCTCCATGATCACTTACAACCCCGCCTTGTACGACCAGGGCAGAGCACTTTCGAAAACCACCATTTCGGTTTGCTGAGGCTTAAGCCACCAGAATACAGAATACCTAAGTCTGCCCACCTAATCCATCAGATGGAGATTCTTGATTTCCCATCGCTGACCGGTTCTCTGTGCCATTAATCATGGTAACGTCTCAGCCATTGTCTTCCCATGGCGGGAACTTTGAACCTGGCCTCGGCCTGGCAGACTGGACTGGCCTTGGACAGTACCGCAAGCCAATTAGAAGCCTACCGCACCTTAGAATGTGTGGGTGTCTGGAGCTAACGCGTTCTTGTGCAGCGTAAACAGCTTAGACGCTTCCATACAAGTCACAAGCTGCCCGGATCATGGAAGGCAATGTTACATTGATCAGGGCCGGGATGCTACCCTCCTGAACTGAGACATCTGGCGGCTCCTCTTCTCCGCTCTCGTCTTCCAAGAGGCATTCCAAAAGGCGATGGGTCTCATTGCCGGCCTACCAGTCCAACGAGtcacctcctcatccagGCCAAAGCGCATCGCCCCTCATACACGACCGCTCTCTAGCTGAGGGGTCGGAGATCGGATGAAGCGAGTGAAGCTCTGGCCGAGCTCCCTCGTACGTTTCCGACCAACGCACCTCCAGGCACGGTATCTTCCGAGCAGGGAGCTATCCTGCATATCGAGCTCTCTCCTCACCTCGGCTAGGATCGTTTGACTGTTGTGGTTGGGAGGCCAACAAAGCAGAGAGGGTCGAGGAGAGCTCAGAGCTTGGGCTTTGCCCGCCCCAAAGCTTCACAAGTCACAGGTAGCATCCGTCTGTCGTTCCAGTCCATCCACCAGCACAACCTCCTCGGTCTACCATCCTTGAAATCCTAGAGGCGAGCTCTTTTTTGTGTCTTTCCTTTCCTGCTTGCCCGGCCTGCTCAGTCCGCCACGCTAAAATGGGGGTAGCACGGAAAAGCATTTGGTACGGCCATTGTTGCTTGATGTTGTGCCAGAACAGAGGTACCCTCCCTCCGCCTGCTTGCCTCCACCAACGTAGCTTGGCATCCGAGCTTTCGTCCTTCATCATACTCGCCTGTTCACCAGCAAGTTTGAATGTCAATTTCAAATCCATCTTTCCTTTCCGGGCTGTGGTTTGACTGTTAGTCATTGCTTCCAACCAGCTTGGAAAGAAAACCATGTCTTTTCGCTTCACTTGACCTTCGAGCGCCCCGAACTTCTGCCAGACAGCACACCCTTTGTCTCGATAACTGGCATTCCATTTCTTTTCGAACCCTCCTTCCAAGCTTTTGATATATTTCGGGTGCCCAGACAACCGGGCTCCCAGAAATGTACGATACAGAAAGGCGTATTGTTTTCTTCTACCTGCGAGAGTGAGCCAGCCCGGTCACACAACGCTCCGGTTTCGTCCCCAACCAACAAGACGACTTCATTTCAGTTCCCATATCAAAGTAACAAGCTCGGCAGGTGTTGGTCACGGGCCGTGTTTGGAGACTGAAAACTGCCTTCAGGTAAGGCAGTCACGCCCCATACCCAGATCATTCCTGTCTGCAACCGATTGGATTGTACGTCCATCAACAGACATTCGGGCTGCCAAGCCACACATAGCGGCGGTAGCAGCCATCAAGGTACACAGGGCTGTTGGCATCGACTTGAGGTGCCTGCCCTTTGTGCAACAAGTGAAAGCTCTTCCACCAAGACGCATAGATTCACCTTCCATTCCTGGTATGTCGTCAACTTGGGCACCACTTTCCTTTTGCAAAAACGATCAAGATCATGTCCCTTTTGAGCCTCAGTTGCATCGCACACTCTTGATTCTCTGCGTGCCTGCTTCAGCAtgctttattttttatttcctttatttttatagtttttttttcttcttcgtcttgtCCAGTTTTGCCCTTGTCCCTTGACTTGTTGCTGAATCTGTgttcaagtggaagtggttcGGCTGGATTGCAGATGCATGCTCAAGGCTTGGGCAATCGCCCGGCCGGCCGGTCTTTCCATCTCCAGGAGGGCCGGAGCTCAGGCCCGGAGTAAAACATCCGTTGTCTCCCGGCCTTGACGCCGCCCAGCTAGTGCTTCCGAGTTCCTTCTCCTGTACCTGCATCCCCTCCTCATTATCCTGCTGAGTTTCTCCCGATACGCTCGTTGCTGTTCTCGATAGTTAACTCGTTTACCAGCGCTAGTCCCCCACCAGAATCACCAGGACGCCATGGACACTCCGTCACACTTCTTTAGCGATTCCTTGGCATACGAGGATTCCAACCCATATCAAGAGGATGACCATGATGTCCCATATGAAGTTCCTCACGAGATCCCCCACGACATCCCTCACGATATTTCCCAAGATGTTCCTCCTGATGTAGGCATGAGCGAAGCCGGGCTTCAGTCGTACCATGTTTTCGATCACAGGCTATCCATCGACCAATCTCCAATGTCGGGCGATGGTCCAACGTTAGGGGAGCGGCCGGGGTTATGGGATGGCTTCGCAGAACCCAGCGCCATGGAAACGAATAATAGCCTCTTTGTTGACCCGGGCCTATACGGAGGAAGAGATCAACATGTCAACGGATTAGAAGGAGTCCGTGACAGTATCGACGCAAATACAAGCTGCCTTTCAGATGTCATGTCACAGATTTCCACCCGACGGTCCTCGAGCAACAAAACACACTCTCATCGATCGTCCAAGTCCGGTAGCACGTCCACGGATATAACGCCGCCGGATCAAGACCCGCCGAAAAAGAGGAAACAGAGGAGCAAGAAGGACCCTAATATGGAAGAGGATGACCACAAGAGGAACAAGTTCCTCGAACGGAATCGATTAGCTGCGAGCAAATGccgagagaagaaaaagctgTACACCCAGGAGTTGGAGGGAACCAAAATCAACCTCGAAGCAAGAAACGTAAGCTTGCAAAGGGAATACAGCATCCTTCTCAGCGAGGTCAGCGATCTGAAGCATCAGTTGATGGTACATGCCAAGTGCAATGATCGCAATATCGACCTGTGGCTTGAAAACGAAGCTCGACGTTTTGTGCAGACCAGCGACGCCTTCGGTCAAACATTTGCCAGCTTGGGACAATCCGGACAGGCTGCGAGCGTCCCTGGGGTACCAGGATCACCCAAAAGCCGACACGCAAGCATCGCTCCAAATTACCCAGCAATGCCGGGGGTCCAGCTCGGTGTTCTTCGACCAGGCGCAGAAGggcaaggcggcggcggcggcggcggcggcggcggattGACATACGGTCAGTCACCGGGCATACTTGCTCCTCCTACAAACACCACTCCTCCAACTCATCAGCAACCAGGTTCAGGTTCGGGGCTATACACACCTCCCGGTGGTGCCAACGGTGGCTACTCGAACATCAACCCTCCGGGTATGAAAAAGGAGCCGGACATTAACTATGACCACATGCCCGATGACATGTTCAGCGACCAGTCGACTTTTGGCAGCGGATGACGCATGGCACGGCTGACAAGAAGCAAGAGAAAGAAGCGAAAATCTGGAGAAGGGGTCAGCCGTGCTGCTATGACGTGGCTACATCATAATCTTCATACACTCTCGCCGCTTATACTACAACATTCCAACAACAATTATAACACTGTTATACCAATGGTTCATTTGTCGGACTCGTTGCAAAGGCCAAATCCCCGTTCGCGTGAGGTGGTAGTCGGGGTGATTGCGGagtttggtgttgatgttttgGCAACATACTGCCGCTGCAGCTTTGAAATGGCCAAGAATGGGGGTATTGAGTGGAAGCCGGAGAATAGGGAGGGTACCGCTTTGACGGTATGGAAATTATTCTTGCTTTGGTCTCTAGCATTCGCTTGCTTGGTCGATCGATTTCAAGAGCTCAGGAAGTTATGGAAAAGCCGTTGGTGAGGCAGGTGCATAAGGTGACAAGCTGGATGTGAGTTTGCGATAGAACAAGGCTAAGGTAAAGACGGGAAAAGCGATTATGCCCGAAGTTGGGGAACATGTCCATAAGTACCTAATATATGCGGATGTACAACAGGCAAAAGGCATGCACATATGTATGATATAATACTCACGATTAGGATGGATGCTTCTGTGTATACGCAATTACACAACTGAAGGTTGATTTtgatgatgaaggagaaACTGGCACATTTAATAGAAAGTTGTTCCATGATCTCTGCCCGaattagaagaggaaagatGTTGTTCCTTCAGTTCAAGGGTCTAGCTGACGGGAAACCACCTCAGCTAAACCGGTGGCGTCACAAGGCCAGGATATTGAcgtctttcttttcttgggtTTTCCTAGCTCCCCCTTCCCGCGATCTCTCAAACAGACGAACCGTAACTCGAGTCGGGTGACCGAGCCAACTGGTTGGTAAAATGGGAGGGGGTAGCTTGATCGGCATCGTTGTATCATTGCCCAAGTGCCTAATGCCAAGACGTGAAGATGTTGTCATCGCCCAGCCAGACAAGCAGGCTCATCTAGATGGACCAAACGGTTTTCCGGTTACACGTTGCTACTCAACTAAATGCTTGGGGCTTGTGCTAATGCTGTTATATGAGCGATGGCGGGATGTTGGTAAGACGATGGACTCGTCTGGGCATTAATGTGGGAGATTCAGCTTGGCGATCCAACATATCAGCAGGTGTGCGCTTTTGAACATTGATCGATATATTTCGTCGTCTTTCATGTAGTTCGTCCCGTAGTCCGAGAGTTAGTCCCGCATCATTACCATATAACATGTTTGCTCTTCTCATAATATCGTGATACTGTGAAGACATATCAGGGATGGCTTGAAGAGTTATCAGAGACACAGCATCTTCTCACACACTTGcacttcaccaccaactAGGTAGCAGGACCGATCGGGCATAATCTCCAATCGGTTCCCGAATTGTTGACATTATCGTCAGAAACACTGACACTGATAGCTCCACCTATCATCCTCACCTGTTCTCAATATTTCTCCTTTTCAGAGTATAGTCACTTTTCTGAGCCAGGAGGCCGGTATGACTCCATGAACCCCTATGATAGATCCTGATATGACATTCATGGACCAAATCCGAAAATTCTCCAATTCGTATCGTGACATGACCCCAGTTTACATGACCCGAACCCAACCCAATATTCGTCGGCGAACCCGGCCGCCGTGGTATATAGGTAAAACAACAGAATATCCCTGAACGCCAGTAACCCATCCGCAACTTTGATGCCCCTTTTACAGTACATAGAAAAGCCCATCACCCATATCCATCTGTCCCCGTTGCAGTGCATATTCATAGaatctcctcgtcatcatcctgcATCGCCGGCGCGACAGCCGGTATCGTCGCCGCAGCCATGAGACTCTCGACCGCCGCATTCTGATCCACACCCTCGACATCATCCTCCCACTCGTCGCCATCCTTATCcatatcctcatcatcatcagcatagAACGCGCGAACAACTTCGTCCTCAGCCCGCTTCTCCTtatccgccttcttctccttctttgtaGGCAACTCCTTGCCGATCTCAGCGAGTGCGACCACGTTGACCTCGTCCCACGTCCGCTTGCGCGACTCAATCACTCTGGCCTTGCCGTGGCTCTTGGCCACTTTTGTGGAGGTGCGGTCCATGATGGCCTCGGCACGATCCATGCTCTTTTCTTGTCTCTTGCGCGCCTTGGACGACAGCTGCTTCTTTTTGGTTTTCTTGGTGACGCCGCTGTTGTGATGGGCGGCCAGGACGGTCGGGCGCAGGTTGACGGATTCCTGGGGAGGGCGGACGGCCTTGAGAGACTTGTCGAGGTCGATGCCGGGAGAGGTTTGGCGGCGGGCGGCACGAGAATGTTTCCGCACAGCTGGAAGAAGGCAATGTGGTGTTAGATTAAGTAGTCACTGCATGGTGGAATGGTAATTGATGGGTTTTGTTAGTTTGAgaatgggggagggggggcgCATTACCTGCCGCCTTGTTGGCCTTTCCGATAGTTCCCTTGGCCATTTTGTTTTTCTATGACTGATGATTCTTGTTGAAAGTTGAAGAATCTGTCAGTTCAAGGTGCATACCCGGTGATGTATCGCGAAAGGTGGTCACGGTGAGACCCTTCAGCCCTTCAACCCTTCCAATGCAGTGGGGGCTTCGTTCTCTGTGGAGGGGCGTGAAGTTTGGATGTCACTTGGGAACTTTTTTTTCGACCTGCAGCTTCCACTGCCCCACGCGTTGCGCCAAGAGTTCTCTGGTTGGACCGGCGAGGGCAGGAGTGCCTGGCCTTTTGTTCCGTGTATGGCCCACTAAAAGGGACCAAGGAGCCGGGGCAGGCTCGAAAGAGGATAGCGTCACCTCACCTGGGCTAGCGGTGCCTCTTAGCGAAAGTCACAAGCAAAAGGTGTCCGTCAATTCTTTCCCGTCCACTTCCATCCTGCTCCCCCAAATTTCCAGCTGTCGAAACGCaacagtacctacctactttgtAGCTGCCGACTCCCCAAGCACCCACCTCCGATCCCGTCCTCGAAGACACTCAATTCAAAAGAGACGTTACCATCCTTGACGCACCCATCTTTCAACTAAACAGCCCGTTTCTGGAACCGTCATGGAAGCGACTTGCACCCGATTTCGTCGTCAGCACTACCGTTTGTCAAGTCTTTGAAGCGGCCGACTGAGGCACCAAGACATCGGAGCTTTCCACGCGACCattccgccttctccttctcagcAGCTTCAGCTTCAATCGCATCGACGACAGGAGTCCCCCGAGGTCTTCCCCCACTATCTCTTTCCCAAGTCGCTATGAATTCAGATACCAGACGCATACAAAGCCACCACCCACACCGGGCCCCCGGCCATCCCAAGAACTATTACCACGCCTACCCAGCTGATCGCCAACTCCGGGACTACGTAACCAGCCCGACTATTATCGTCtccgccatcctcctcttcttatCCGCCCTTTATCAACTATTGATCAGCGATCGGAACACCCGTACACGCTTAAAGAACATCATCTGGGCGCGCGTGGTCGATATCATTCCGGCCACTCTACTCTTCAAAGTCGACGGCTTCCTCAACCCGCCACTGTTTTCCAGGCCTATGACGCCCGCAGAAATAGACGACTCGCATGAAGCCAAAAGCCAAGCTCTGGGAAGGATATTGGGTCTGGACAAGCCAGGAGGTGTCATGGAATCCGTGACTTCGGCTGGGCTCAAGGGCCTCAGCACCTTGTCCAGCGTTGGCTGGAACTTCAAAAACAGCACTTCAGATCGTCCGGCAGGATTAGGGAACAACGACAACTCATGCTACCAGAACAGCATTCTCCAGGGCCTTGCTTCGCTCCAGGGCTTGCCCGAGTACCTGGCCCGGGTATCTCAGCTGGGTAGCAACGCCAAGTCGACGATGCCGACCACGCAAGCAATGGCTGGGCTCATCGCAACACTCAACGACAAAGCCAACTATGGGCGATCTGTGTGGCCACCCAATGTACTCAAGAACATGAGCACgtggcagcagcaagacGCACAAGAGTACTTTTCAAAGCTGCTGGACCAAATCGACAGGGAGGTGGCCAAGGCTACAGCAACCTACAAGAAGTCCTTGGCATATGACGGCGATCCACCGCCGGACGACGGCGTAAGCAGCCACCACAGTGATGATAGCGGCTACCATAGCTCCAGTCAAAGTTCATCTGTTCCCGACATTCAGCTGTCTAGGAATCCACTCGAGGGGCTCATTGCCCAGAGGGTAGTTTGTGTTAAGTGCAATCACTTCGAAGGGCTGACAATGATCCCGTTCAATTGTTTGACTCTCAACCTTGGCTCTGGACAACTTGGCTATGACCTTTACGAGAGGCTGGACTACAATGCCCGGGTTGAGTTTATCGAAGGCGTTCACTGTCCCAGGTGCTCACTGCTCAAGATGCAACAGAAGATCAAGGGTCTGATAGGGATGGTCGCAACCGACGAAGCCAGAGTTTCGGAGTTTCGTGAGAGGTTAGCCGCGGTAGAAGAGGCGCTTGAAGAAGATATGCTTGACGACAAGACGCTAGCTGAGAAGTGCAAGGTTCCGGCTAAACAGCGAGTTGAGTCGACCAAGACAAAGCAGACGGCAATTTCTCGGCCACCCAAGAGCTTGGTCATTCACATCAACCGGTCCGTCTTTGACGAGAGGACAGGCTACATGTACAAGGACAGTTCCGCTGTCAGGTTTCCCAGCATACTTGATCTAGGACCTTGGTGCCTCGGAAGCGCGAAGAAGCGGGCTGATCTGGAAGGTTCAAACGGTGTCCTTCCGAGCTCGACCAGTAATGGCGAGCAAACGgctgaagatgaggagaaaTGGAATGTTGAGCCGACGGCCTCCATGGTGGCGGGCTCCCAACGCCCATCCGCCCTAAGCGGGCCACTCTATGAATTACGCGCCGTTGTCACGCACCAGGGACGGCATGATAGTGGCCACTATGTCTGCTACAGGAAGCATTATATCAGCCCTCCTGAGAAGGAAAACCAGCCTGAGGCACCGCCGCCACAGCTTGTTGCCGATGATGAGGTGGCCGCTCCGAAAATCCAGGCCCTGGACCAGAAGTCGATAAGCGAGCAAGATACCACggatgaagaagacgccCCAACTCCTACCTCGGAAGATGACGAGAAGACGCTCATGcgcgaggacgaagaggaagccacCTCGCAATGGTGGCGACTTAGCGACACCGATGTCTTCAAGGTAGATGAGGAGAATGTGCTTGAAAGAGGGGACGTCTTTATGTTGTTCTATGAGTGTGTCGAACCGGAAATGGTACGGATACCAGAACGGGAAGTAACAAGGACCCTATCTCCTCAAGCCGAACCTGGCAACCATGTCCATGACCGGTCAGAATCGGTCACGCTGGCCGGGTCAGAGAAACCGGAGGATGTAGAGATGGTCAAGGCCGAGGCTTCGGAGGCCGGGAAGGATATGACCACACCGACCGGGACGGTGGCGGGTCAATCGCCGGACACAATGGTCCAGGTCCAGCATGCGGACTC is a genomic window containing:
- the rpa-3 gene encoding replication protein A-3 — its product is MDNKSSTPRITCAYLSQYVGKLVTVVGKVVQLRGEEATIDADGTIHAFLNREAHLSANNGVQLIGKVNPDLSIKVLSSVDLGQGVDYNLANAVVEVTHRYKPLFVYEN
- the ts gene encoding tan spore protein, which codes for MDTPSHFFSDSLAYEDSNPYQEDDHDVPYEVPHEIPHDIPHDISQDVPPDVGMSEAGLQSYHVFDHRLSIDQSPMSGDGPTLGERPGLWDGFAEPSAMETNNSLFVDPGLYGGRDQHVNGLEGVRDSIDANTSCLSDVMSQISTRRSSSNKTHSHRSSKSGSTSTDITPPDQDPPKKRKQRSKKDPNMEEDDHKRNKFLERNRLAASKCREKKKLYTQELEGTKINLEARNVSLQREYSILLSEVSDLKHQLMVHAKCNDRNIDLWLENEARRFVQTSDAFGQTFASLGQSGQAASVPGVPGSPKSRHASIAPNYPAMPGVQLGVLRPGAEGQGGGGGGGGGGLTYGQSPGILAPPTNTTPPTHQQPGSGSGLYTPPGGANGGYSNINPPGMKKEPDINYDHMPDDMFSDQSTFGSG
- a CDS encoding ubiquitin C-terminal hydrolase, with translation MNSDTRRIQSHHPHRAPGHPKNYYHAYPADRQLRDYVTSPTIIVSAILLFLSALYQLLISDRNTRTRLKNIIWARVVDIIPATLLFKVDGFLNPPLFSRPMTPAEIDDSHEAKSQALGRILGLDKPGGVMESVTSAGLKGLSTLSSVGWNFKNSTSDRPAGLGNNDNSCYQNSILQGLASLQGLPEYLARVSQLGSNAKSTMPTTQAMAGLIATLNDKANYGRSVWPPNVLKNMSTWQQQDAQEYFSKLLDQIDREVAKATATYKKSLAYDGDPPPDDGVSSHHSDDSGYHSSSQSSSVPDIQLSRNPLEGLIAQRVVCVKCNHFEGLTMIPFNCLTLNLGSGQLGYDLYERLDYNARVEFIEGVHCPRCSLLKMQQKIKGLIGMVATDEARVSEFRERLAAVEEALEEDMLDDKTLAEKCKVPAKQRVESTKTKQTAISRPPKSLVIHINRSVFDERTGYMYKDSSAVRFPSILDLGPWCLGSAKKRADLEGSNGVLPSSTSNGEQTAEDEEKWNVEPTASMVAGSQRPSALSGPLYELRAVVTHQGRHDSGHYVCYRKHYISPPEKENQPEAPPPQLVADDEVAAPKIQALDQKSISEQDTTDEEDAPTPTSEDDEKTLMREDEEEATSQWWRLSDTDVFKVDEENVLERGDVFMLFYECVEPEMVRIPEREVTRTLSPQAEPGNHVHDRSESVTLAGSEKPEDVEMVKAEASEAGKDMTTPTGTVAGQSPDTMVQVQHADSVAASGGMEQVD